One genomic segment of Culturomica massiliensis includes these proteins:
- a CDS encoding DUF4296 domain-containing protein, whose translation MRTILKDIGCCVIILLCIVACTHKKAALDREKFTALLIDMHMADGALSLSQGYSTNHEKRNYAYYNSVFDKYGIDRAEFDSCMRYYSAQAALFDEIYDIVIDSLNRRLTEQNRRLAELRAGDSINYFPQPDTLLLDTLNPVWVTEIDSIVPGNYKFSTTVKFDTLEKKRSNRIVAFFLSPDNKDTLHVREIRMSSDTVRRHYEWSQYVDSAYNRLIIKIADTDRPEKLKYKRGRIWGTTLYRPYTSPKTIERLKKSLSPGKAEAAIVPADDILLRPERSKVPVKSPVKR comes from the coding sequence ATGAGAACAATACTGAAAGATATCGGTTGCTGCGTAATAATATTACTGTGTATTGTGGCTTGTACCCATAAAAAAGCAGCCCTCGACCGGGAGAAGTTTACGGCTTTGCTGATCGATATGCATATGGCGGACGGAGCTCTTTCTTTGTCACAAGGATATAGCACCAATCATGAAAAAAGGAATTATGCTTATTACAATAGTGTATTTGATAAGTATGGAATAGACCGGGCGGAGTTTGATTCTTGCATGCGTTATTATTCGGCACAGGCTGCTTTGTTTGATGAGATATACGATATCGTTATCGATAGCCTGAATCGTCGGTTGACCGAGCAAAACCGGCGGCTGGCCGAGTTGAGAGCCGGAGATTCGATCAATTATTTCCCACAGCCGGACACCTTGTTGCTGGATACTTTGAATCCGGTCTGGGTGACAGAAATAGACAGTATTGTGCCGGGAAACTACAAATTTTCAACCACGGTAAAATTCGATACGCTGGAGAAAAAAAGGTCGAACAGAATTGTAGCATTCTTCCTCTCCCCGGATAATAAAGATACCTTGCATGTCCGGGAGATACGTATGTCCTCGGATACCGTCCGGCGGCATTACGAATGGTCGCAATATGTTGATTCGGCTTATAACCGGTTGATCATTAAGATTGCAGATACCGACCGTCCGGAAAAGCTAAAGTATAAGCGGGGGAGAATTTGGGGAACGACCTTGTACAGGCCCTATACATCTCCTAAAACCATAGAACGCCTGAAAAAATCTTTGTCTCCGGGGAAAGCGG
- a CDS encoding MlaE family ABC transporter permease, which yields MKFLYKLGSYLLFIRKAFSRPEKRSVYVKELVAEFGKLGLNSIMLVVIISFFIGAVLTLQTAYNMANPLLPRYLIGYLTRETLLLEFSSTIVSLILAGKIGSNIASEIGSMKITEQIEALEVMGVNSVSYLVGPKIIASFIINPVLYIFSVFIGILGGLFSGILSGVVNFEDFLYGLHFSFNPYYVTYSIIKTLFFAFIFTSIPAFYGYNVQGGALEVGKAGTKAVVDSSIAILTANLILTQILL from the coding sequence ATGAAATTTTTATACAAGCTTGGCTCTTATCTTTTATTTATCCGGAAAGCCTTTTCCCGTCCGGAGAAGAGAAGCGTGTACGTGAAAGAGTTGGTTGCCGAATTCGGAAAATTGGGATTGAATTCCATTATGCTCGTGGTAATTATTTCTTTCTTTATCGGGGCCGTGCTTACTTTACAGACGGCTTACAATATGGCAAATCCGCTTTTGCCGCGCTATCTGATCGGTTATCTTACACGGGAGACCCTTTTACTGGAATTTTCATCTACGATAGTGAGTCTTATTCTGGCCGGGAAAATCGGAAGTAATATTGCTTCGGAGATCGGGAGTATGAAGATCACCGAGCAAATTGAAGCGTTGGAAGTTATGGGGGTTAATTCTGTTTCTTATCTGGTAGGACCTAAGATCATCGCTTCATTTATTATTAATCCGGTGTTGTATATTTTCAGTGTATTTATCGGAATATTGGGGGGATTATTTTCCGGCATATTAAGTGGAGTCGTAAATTTTGAGGATTTTCTCTATGGCTTACATTTTTCGTTTAATCCTTATTATGTGACTTATTCCATTATCAAGACTCTTTTCTTTGCATTTATATTTACTTCGATACCGGCATTTTACGGATATAATGTACAGGGAGGTGCGCTCGAGGTCGGGAAAGCCGGGACAAAAGCGGTTGTCGACAGCAGTATTGCTATTCTGACGGCCAATCTGATATTAACCCAAATTCTATTGTAA
- a CDS encoding ABC transporter ATP-binding protein: MIRAEGIYKSFEEKRVLSDINVAFDSGKVNLIIGKSGSGKTVLLKSLIGLHTIDKGKIYYGDREITGMNIRQLKVIREEIGVVFQGGALFDSLTVLENVKFPLNLFTDMTETEKNERALSCLSRVNLSGADNAYPAEISGGMKKRVAIARAIVLKPRFLFCDEPNSGLDPLTSIVIDNLIREITHEYDMTTIVNTHDMNSVFEIGEKIVFINEGRKAWEGTKEEIANTDNKELNDFIFSSDLYKRIKMCL; this comes from the coding sequence ATGATCAGGGCAGAAGGAATATATAAATCGTTTGAGGAAAAGCGGGTGTTGTCCGATATCAATGTTGCGTTTGATTCGGGTAAGGTAAACCTGATTATCGGAAAAAGCGGATCGGGTAAAACGGTGTTGCTGAAGTCCCTGATCGGATTACATACAATTGATAAAGGTAAAATTTATTACGGCGACCGGGAAATTACGGGTATGAACATTCGTCAGCTAAAAGTGATACGGGAGGAGATCGGAGTCGTTTTTCAGGGAGGGGCTTTGTTCGATTCTCTGACGGTGCTGGAAAATGTTAAATTCCCCTTGAATCTGTTTACCGATATGACGGAGACGGAAAAGAACGAAAGGGCATTGTCCTGTCTTAGCCGGGTAAATTTGAGCGGAGCCGATAATGCCTATCCGGCAGAGATCAGCGGGGGTATGAAGAAAAGAGTTGCTATTGCCAGAGCTATTGTTTTGAAACCCCGTTTTCTGTTTTGTGATGAGCCGAACTCCGGACTGGATCCTTTGACCTCTATCGTTATTGATAACCTGATCCGGGAAATCACCCATGAATACGATATGACGACAATCGTCAATACCCACGATATGAATTCGGTTTTTGAAATCGGCGAGAAAATTGTTTTTATAAATGAAGGGCGGAAAGCCTGGGAAGGGACAAAGGAGGAAATTGCAAATACGGATAACAAGGAATTGAACGATTTTATCTTCTCTTCCGATTTGTACAAAAGAATTAAGATGTGCTTATGA